One genomic region from Ovis canadensis isolate MfBH-ARS-UI-01 breed Bighorn chromosome 6, ARS-UI_OviCan_v2, whole genome shotgun sequence encodes:
- the NAT8L gene encoding N-acetylaspartate synthetase, protein MHCGPPDMVCETKIVAAEDHEALPGAQKDALLAAAGAMWPPLPAAPGPAAAPAAPPPAPGPQALGGAGGADPPEGRGVYIREFRAAEQEAARRIFYDGIMERIPNTAFRGLRQHPRAQLLYALLAALCFALTRSLLLTCLVPAGLLALRYYYSRKVVLAYLDCALHTDMADIEQYYMKPPGSCFWVAVLDGNVVGIVAARAHAADNTVELLRMSVDSRFRGRGIAKALGRKVLEFALAHHYSAVVLGTTAVKAAAHKLYESLGFRHMGSSDRHVMPGMTLSLAERLFFQVRYHRYRLQLREE, encoded by the exons ATGCATTGTGGGCCTCCCGACATGGTCTGCGAGACGAAGATCGTGGCCGCCGAGGACCATGAGGCGCTGCCGGGGGCCCAGAAGGACGCGCTGCTCGCCGCCGCCGGCGCCATGTGGCCCCCGCTGCCCGCCGCCCCCGGGCCGGCCGCCGCCCCCGCGGCTCCCCCGCCCGCGCCGGGCCCCCAGGCTCTCGGCGGCGCCGGGGGCGCGGATCCGCCCGAGGGGCGCGGCGTGTACATCCGCGAGTTCCGCGCGGCGGAGCAGGAGGCGGCGCGCCGCATCTTCTACGACGGCATCATGGAGCGCATCCCCAACACGGCCTTCCGCGGCCTGCGGCAGCACCCGCGCGCGCAGCTGCTCTACGCCCTGCTGGCCG CGCTCTGCTTCGCCCTGACGCGCTCGCTGCTGCTGACCTGCCTGGTGCCCGCAGGGCTGCTGGCCCTGCGCTACTACTACAGCCGGAAGGTGGTCCTCGCCTACCTGGACTGCGCGCTGCACACGGACATGGCCGACATCGAGCAGTACTACATGAAGCCCCCTG GCTCCTGCTTCTGGGTGGCCGTGCTGGATGGCAACGTGGTGGGCATCGTGGCGGCGAGGGCGCACGCGGCGGACAACACGGTGGAGCTGCTGCGTATGTCCGTGGACTCGCGCTTCCGCGGCAGGGGCATCGCCAAGGCTCTGGGCCGCAAGGTGCTCGAGTTCGCCCTGGCGCACCACTACTCCGCGGTGGTGTTGGGCACCACGGCCGTCAAGGCGGCCGCCCACAAGCTCTACGAGTCGCTGGGCTTCAGACACATGGGCTCCAGCGACCGCCACGTGATGCCCGGCATGACCCTCTCGCTGGCCGAGCGCCTCTTCTTCCAGGTCCGCTACCACCGCTACCGCCTGCAGCTGCGCGAGGAGTGA